The Micromonospora sp. NBC_01740 genome includes a window with the following:
- a CDS encoding ABC transporter permease: MSAGFLKLEVKRVLRARKFWIVAFLFPTLLYLMQANLFDMMQANLAGGGAGINFSEHLLGSLAAFGALFVALNVGTRVAIERSTGWQRQLRITPLSPTSYLAAKLTAAMVVALPAITAVALTGALLEGVRLPVGGWLQLVLGVWVGTLPFALLGVFIGQVATAESVQVLTSVSHMLLGVLGGALVPSVAFPDWMQTASAIMPSHWLAEIGHSPFEDTARLGLAAVVLAGWTVVLGGAVILRYLKDSARV; the protein is encoded by the coding sequence ATGAGCGCCGGCTTCCTCAAGCTCGAAGTGAAGCGGGTGCTCCGGGCCCGCAAGTTCTGGATCGTCGCGTTCCTGTTCCCGACGCTGCTCTACCTGATGCAGGCCAACCTGTTCGACATGATGCAGGCCAACCTGGCCGGCGGAGGCGCCGGCATCAACTTCAGTGAGCACCTGCTCGGCAGTCTCGCCGCCTTCGGGGCGCTCTTCGTCGCGCTGAACGTCGGCACCAGGGTGGCGATCGAGCGGTCCACCGGATGGCAGCGCCAACTGCGCATCACCCCCCTGTCCCCGACCTCCTACCTGGCGGCGAAGCTGACCGCGGCGATGGTGGTGGCGCTACCGGCGATCACGGCGGTGGCGCTCACCGGCGCGCTGCTGGAGGGCGTCCGGCTGCCGGTGGGCGGCTGGCTCCAACTGGTGCTCGGGGTGTGGGTCGGCACGCTGCCGTTCGCGCTGCTGGGCGTCTTCATCGGCCAGGTCGCCACGGCCGAGAGCGTGCAGGTGCTCACCTCCGTCTCGCACATGCTGCTCGGCGTGCTCGGCGGCGCGCTGGTCCCGTCGGTCGCGTTCCCCGACTGGATGCAGACGGCGTCCGCGATCATGCCGAGCCACTGGCTGGCCGAAATCGGACACAGCCCGTTCGAGGACACCGCCCGGCTCGGGCTCGCCGCCGTGGTGCTCGCGGGCTGGACCGTCGTGCTCGGCGGCGCCGTGATCCTGCGGTACCTGAAGGACAGCGCCCGCGTCTGA
- a CDS encoding ABC transporter ATP-binding protein, producing the protein MSNAIANLVATPTPGAVDPQAIDVADVHKSYGDVRAVNGIDLRIAPGEVVALLGPNGAGKSTLVDMILGLTRPDRGEIRVFGHTPREAITRGVIGATLQDGALLDDVSIRELLTMVASLHTAPLPIAEVLRRTDLTDVADRRSRLSGGQRQRLRLAMTLVSDPKLLVLDEPTVAMDVESRHVFWAAMREFTDSGRTVVFASHYMEEAEEFADRVVLVQAGKIIADGTVTEIRSVVAGRSLSATVPDATVEQLRLLPGVMTAEARGQRVEIVSSDSDATARELFARFPQAYDVEIGALGLEQAFLALTATKGGAA; encoded by the coding sequence ATGAGCAACGCAATCGCGAACCTCGTGGCCACACCCACGCCCGGTGCGGTGGACCCACAGGCGATCGACGTGGCGGACGTGCACAAGAGCTACGGCGACGTGCGCGCCGTCAACGGCATCGACCTGCGGATCGCTCCCGGCGAGGTGGTCGCGTTGCTCGGGCCCAACGGTGCGGGGAAGTCCACGCTCGTCGACATGATCCTGGGGCTCACCCGCCCCGACCGTGGCGAGATCCGCGTCTTCGGGCACACCCCCCGGGAGGCCATCACCCGGGGCGTCATCGGGGCGACGCTCCAGGACGGCGCCCTGCTCGACGACGTGTCGATCCGCGAGCTGCTCACGATGGTGGCGTCGCTGCACACCGCCCCGCTGCCGATCGCCGAGGTGCTGCGCCGCACCGACCTCACCGACGTCGCCGACCGCCGCAGCCGGCTCTCCGGCGGTCAGCGCCAGCGGCTGCGGCTGGCCATGACCCTCGTGTCCGACCCGAAGCTGCTGGTGCTGGACGAGCCGACGGTGGCGATGGACGTCGAGTCCCGCCACGTGTTCTGGGCCGCCATGCGGGAGTTCACCGACTCCGGACGCACCGTGGTGTTCGCCTCCCACTACATGGAGGAGGCCGAGGAGTTCGCCGACCGGGTGGTGCTCGTACAGGCCGGGAAGATCATCGCCGACGGCACGGTCACGGAGATCCGCTCCGTGGTGGCGGGCCGCTCGCTGTCGGCCACCGTCCCGGACGCGACGGTCGAGCAGCTGCGCCTGCTGCCCGGCGTGATGACCGCCGAGGCCCGTGGCCAGCGCGTCGAGATCGTCAGTTCCGACTCCGACGCCACCGCCCGCGAGTTGTTCGCGCGCTTCCCCCAGGCGTACGACGTCGAGATCGGCGCCCTCGGCCTGGAACAGGCGTTCCTGGCCCTCACCGCGACGAAGGGCGGGGCCGCCTGA
- a CDS encoding amidase, translating into MDRLAAAAERADRLGPMLGTFLHRFPVDDPGTDGPLRGTLIGVKDVVAVAGAPSTCQSVVHDAGWWADRDATVVARLRAAGAVIVGKTTMAEHALSRPDPDASFPVPRNPWDPHRWTGGSSCGSANGIPAGFFDAGVGTDSNGSIRIPAALCGVTGLKPTQGLLPAAGVRPLARSVETAGPLARTARECARLLAVMADRPAELSRPALADLAGVRVGVPGDLVRYAAALTDDTAAAFDAALDELRAAGAEVVDVPLDEAFPLFAAQLVTMLVEAFEVHGAQFRARWNDYGRPFRWNVALGGVLPAETYLRAQRVRGWGAEALRARLRDVDVIATPAWPSAAPRYDDQASLQTISFLPSIWSAVGFPALALPMGADGDGLPLSLQLAAAPGRDFELAAVADVYQRRTGWHEREPKLEVVTDLAAVCAPEAPADGVDPVRRERLAQAFGELGVPLGEGDLDQVTMTWSKVQALAGVLPELPVDVPPFVATTG; encoded by the coding sequence ATGGACCGCCTCGCCGCCGCAGCCGAGCGGGCCGACCGGCTCGGGCCGATGCTCGGCACCTTCCTGCACCGCTTCCCTGTCGACGACCCCGGCACGGACGGGCCGCTGCGCGGCACGCTGATCGGCGTCAAGGACGTCGTCGCCGTCGCCGGCGCGCCGAGCACCTGCCAGAGCGTCGTGCACGACGCGGGCTGGTGGGCCGACCGCGACGCGACCGTGGTGGCACGGCTGCGCGCGGCGGGCGCGGTGATCGTGGGCAAGACCACGATGGCGGAGCACGCGCTGTCCCGGCCGGACCCGGACGCGTCCTTCCCGGTGCCGCGCAACCCGTGGGACCCCCACCGGTGGACCGGCGGGTCGAGCTGCGGCAGCGCCAACGGCATCCCCGCCGGGTTCTTCGACGCGGGTGTCGGCACCGACAGCAACGGCAGCATCCGGATCCCGGCCGCGCTGTGCGGCGTGACCGGGCTGAAGCCGACGCAGGGCCTCCTGCCGGCGGCGGGTGTCCGCCCGCTGGCGCGGTCGGTCGAGACGGCGGGTCCGCTGGCCCGTACGGCCCGGGAGTGCGCGCGGCTGCTCGCCGTGATGGCGGACCGGCCCGCGGAGCTGTCCCGGCCGGCGCTCGCCGACCTCGCGGGCGTCCGTGTCGGCGTCCCGGGGGACCTCGTGCGGTACGCCGCCGCGCTGACCGACGACACCGCCGCCGCCTTCGACGCCGCGCTCGACGAGCTGCGGGCCGCCGGGGCGGAGGTCGTCGACGTGCCCCTCGACGAGGCGTTCCCGCTCTTCGCCGCGCAGCTCGTGACGATGCTGGTGGAGGCGTTCGAGGTGCACGGGGCGCAGTTCCGGGCGCGCTGGAACGACTACGGCCGGCCGTTCCGGTGGAACGTCGCGCTCGGCGGCGTGCTCCCGGCGGAGACGTACCTGCGGGCCCAGCGGGTGCGTGGGTGGGGCGCCGAGGCCCTGCGGGCGCGGTTGCGGGACGTCGACGTCATCGCCACGCCCGCCTGGCCGTCCGCCGCCCCCCGCTACGACGACCAGGCCAGCCTCCAGACGATCTCCTTCCTGCCCAGCATCTGGAGCGCGGTCGGCTTCCCCGCGCTGGCGCTGCCGATGGGGGCCGACGGCGACGGGTTGCCGCTGTCGCTGCAACTGGCCGCCGCCCCCGGCCGCGACTTCGAGCTGGCCGCCGTCGCCGACGTCTACCAGCGGCGTACGGGCTGGCACGAGCGCGAGCCGAAGCTGGAGGTCGTGACGGACCTCGCGGCGGTCTGCGCCCCGGAGGCGCCCGCCGACGGGGTCGACCCCGTCCGGCGGGAGCGGCTGGCCCAGGCGTTCGGCGAGCTGGGCGTCCCGCTGGGGGAGGGGGACCTCGACCAGGTGACCATGACGTGGTCGAAGGTCCAGGCTCTCGCGGGGGTACTGCCGGAACTCCCGGTGGACGTGCCGCCGTTCGTCGCCACCACCGGGTGA
- a CDS encoding ABC transporter ATP-binding protein, whose translation MDDVVIEVDGLRRSYGEFEAVRGISLRIQRGELFALLGTNGAGKTTTIEVLEGLQPATSGRVRVLGLDPVRERAALRPRTGVMLQHGGFTGALTVRETVEIWRSLTVRPQTTAEVLDLVDLGDRMNVAVEQLSGGEGRRLELALAVLGRPEVLFLDEPTTGMDPASRRRTWDVVRELQKGGTTVLLTTHYLEEAEVLADRVAIMRGGSIVATGAPEDVVRTLPARISFRLPATDALPDLPHAARMVEGDRVTYESRQLQSDLTRLLEWANAGDIRLASLSARPATLEDVFLDIAADHDQTDQHAEPEAAR comes from the coding sequence ATGGATGACGTCGTGATCGAAGTGGACGGGCTGCGGCGCAGCTACGGGGAGTTCGAGGCGGTGCGGGGGATCTCGCTGCGGATCCAACGAGGCGAGCTGTTCGCCCTGCTGGGCACCAACGGTGCCGGCAAGACCACCACCATCGAGGTCCTGGAGGGACTGCAACCGGCCACCTCCGGCCGGGTCCGGGTGCTCGGGCTGGATCCGGTGCGGGAGCGGGCCGCGCTGCGTCCCCGGACGGGGGTGATGCTCCAGCACGGCGGGTTCACCGGTGCGCTGACCGTCCGGGAGACGGTGGAGATCTGGCGCTCCCTCACCGTCCGGCCGCAGACCACCGCGGAGGTGCTGGACCTGGTCGACCTCGGCGACCGGATGAACGTGGCGGTCGAGCAGCTCTCCGGCGGCGAGGGCCGGCGGCTGGAGCTGGCGCTGGCCGTGCTCGGCCGCCCGGAGGTGCTCTTCCTCGACGAGCCGACCACGGGCATGGACCCGGCCTCCCGGCGCCGCACCTGGGACGTCGTCCGCGAGCTCCAGAAGGGTGGGACCACCGTCCTGCTCACCACGCACTACCTGGAGGAGGCGGAGGTCCTCGCCGACCGGGTGGCCATCATGCGGGGCGGGAGCATCGTCGCCACGGGCGCCCCGGAGGACGTCGTACGCACCCTGCCCGCCCGGATCAGCTTCCGGCTGCCGGCGACGGACGCCCTTCCCGACCTGCCGCACGCCGCCCGCATGGTCGAGGGCGACCGGGTCACGTACGAGTCCCGCCAACTCCAGAGCGACCTCACCCGGCTGCTCGAATGGGCCAACGCGGGCGACATCCGACTGGCTTCCCTGTCGGCCCGACCGGCCACCCTGGAGGATGTCTTCCTGGACATCGCCGCCGACCACGACCAGACCGACCAGCACGCGGAACCGGAGGCCGCCCGATGA
- a CDS encoding ABC transporter permease — MTTQSPTTTATPRDRATRPLWQMAAMLKMELLALRRNWTATAMSVVTPLMIAILLISEYGGEAVAGVRRVVSITTLIMVFLVHHHLTTVYASRRQELVLKRLRAGLASDRTILLGTASSTVAIFLAQFVVLVGYALLVLGLPMPKNPLVMALALLIGSAIMAAFSAALSAITRSSEAAMLTTLPTLVIFLATPGALLPLGALPESLERILWFLPMGPFTEIMRVGWLARTDEGQALSFAGTLVETLPSFGVLLVWLAVSLFTAARYFRWEPRHG, encoded by the coding sequence ATGACGACGCAGAGCCCCACCACCACCGCCACCCCGCGCGACCGGGCGACCAGGCCGCTCTGGCAGATGGCCGCGATGCTCAAGATGGAGCTGCTGGCGCTGCGTCGCAACTGGACGGCCACCGCCATGTCCGTGGTGACCCCGCTGATGATCGCCATCCTGCTCATCAGCGAGTACGGGGGCGAGGCGGTGGCCGGCGTCCGCCGGGTCGTCAGCATCACCACCCTGATCATGGTCTTCCTGGTGCACCACCACCTGACCACCGTGTACGCGTCGCGCCGCCAGGAGTTGGTGCTCAAGCGGCTGCGGGCGGGGCTCGCCTCGGACCGCACCATCCTGCTCGGCACGGCCAGCAGCACCGTGGCGATCTTCCTCGCCCAGTTCGTCGTGCTGGTCGGTTACGCCCTCCTGGTGCTGGGCCTGCCGATGCCGAAGAACCCGCTGGTCATGGCGCTGGCGCTGCTGATCGGGTCCGCGATCATGGCGGCCTTCTCGGCGGCGCTCTCCGCGATCACCCGCAGCTCCGAGGCGGCCATGCTGACCACCCTGCCGACCCTGGTGATCTTCCTGGCCACGCCGGGTGCGCTGCTGCCGCTCGGCGCGCTGCCGGAGTCGCTGGAACGGATCCTCTGGTTCCTGCCCATGGGGCCGTTCACCGAGATCATGCGCGTCGGCTGGCTCGCCCGCACCGACGAGGGCCAGGCCCTGAGCTTCGCCGGGACGCTGGTCGAGACGCTGCCCTCCTTCGGGGTGCTGCTGGTCTGGCTGGCGGTGTCGCTGTTCACGGCCGCCCGGTACTTCCGATGGGAGCCCCGGCACGGATGA
- a CDS encoding sensor histidine kinase, protein MERAQVERDVGLRRARAVTLSTVGSGVLGTLLLAAVGLSREEDPRWAAAGAVGVVLFVAAQSGALYGAITPWLAEPTRRRLLAGFVCAAVLSVPLVGPVGGPEWATWGFLGASVIGSVSLLRQWWAAGPAVLLSVATAAGVAAWNGAPVRGQVTIVLVAGLSMAAWNALQLWLWGLLVQAQRGRAAQGRLAATEERLRFARDVHDLLGHSLSVIALKAELASRLAATDAGRASREAAEVQRLAASALVELREVVHGYRAVDLGDQIAAVEQVLRSSGIRCAVALPPDDVPSEIARQLVAVLREASTNVLRHSRATWCTIEISQDEDEVRMTMTNDGAEGASPDRHSFGLRGLAERLAEAGGTLRHRIDDGVFRLDVTVRTRP, encoded by the coding sequence ATGGAGCGGGCGCAGGTCGAGCGTGACGTCGGCCTGCGCCGCGCCCGTGCCGTCACGTTGAGCACCGTCGGCAGCGGCGTCCTGGGCACGTTGCTGCTGGCCGCCGTCGGACTGTCGCGGGAGGAGGATCCCCGCTGGGCGGCGGCCGGGGCGGTGGGCGTCGTCCTGTTCGTCGCCGCGCAGAGCGGAGCGCTGTACGGGGCGATCACCCCGTGGCTGGCCGAGCCGACGCGGCGCCGCCTGCTCGCCGGGTTCGTCTGCGCCGCCGTGCTCTCCGTACCGCTGGTCGGGCCCGTGGGCGGGCCGGAGTGGGCGACCTGGGGATTTCTGGGGGCGTCGGTGATCGGCTCGGTGTCCCTGCTGCGGCAGTGGTGGGCCGCCGGCCCGGCGGTGCTGCTGTCCGTGGCGACGGCCGCCGGGGTGGCGGCCTGGAACGGGGCCCCGGTCCGCGGCCAGGTCACCATCGTGCTGGTAGCCGGCCTCTCCATGGCCGCGTGGAACGCCCTCCAGCTCTGGCTGTGGGGGCTGCTCGTCCAGGCGCAGCGGGGACGGGCCGCCCAGGGGCGGCTCGCGGCCACCGAGGAGCGGCTGCGCTTCGCCCGCGACGTGCACGACCTGCTCGGGCACAGCCTCTCGGTCATCGCGCTCAAGGCCGAGCTGGCGTCCCGGCTGGCGGCGACGGACGCCGGGCGCGCCAGCCGGGAGGCCGCCGAGGTGCAGCGGCTGGCCGCGTCGGCGCTGGTCGAGCTGCGCGAGGTGGTGCACGGGTACCGTGCGGTGGACCTCGGGGACCAGATCGCCGCGGTCGAGCAGGTGCTGCGTTCCTCCGGCATCCGCTGCGCGGTCGCGCTGCCGCCGGACGACGTACCGTCGGAGATCGCCCGGCAGCTCGTCGCGGTGCTGCGGGAGGCCAGCACCAACGTGTTGCGGCACAGCCGGGCCACCTGGTGCACCATCGAGATCAGCCAGGACGAGGACGAGGTACGGATGACAATGACGAACGACGGCGCCGAGGGGGCGTCGCCGGACCGGCACAGCTTCGGGCTGCGCGGGCTGGCCGAGCGGCTGGCCGAGGCCGGGGGGACCCTGCGCCACCGGATCGACGACGGGGTGTTCCGCCTCGACGTGACGGTACGGACCCGCCCGTGA
- a CDS encoding response regulator transcription factor, with protein MIRVLLADDEDLIRAALAALLGLESDLEVVTEAPDGRAAVTAALAHRPDVAVVDLQMPALDGLEVTAELARVLPACKVVILTGHGRPPHLQRALAAGAKGFLPKGAPGGTLADVIRRVHAGGRYVDPALAADALTAPECPLTPRELDVLRLAEYDTPVAEVARRTHLSAGTVRNHLSAAVSKLGVANRAEAFRTARDNGWL; from the coding sequence GTGATCAGGGTGCTGCTCGCCGACGACGAGGACCTGATCCGCGCGGCGCTGGCCGCCCTGCTCGGTCTGGAGTCCGACCTGGAGGTGGTGACCGAGGCGCCGGACGGGCGGGCCGCCGTGACCGCCGCGCTCGCCCACCGGCCGGACGTCGCCGTGGTGGACCTCCAGATGCCGGCCCTGGACGGGCTGGAGGTGACGGCGGAGCTGGCGCGCGTCCTGCCCGCCTGCAAGGTGGTGATCCTGACCGGGCACGGCCGGCCGCCGCACCTGCAACGCGCGCTGGCGGCCGGGGCCAAGGGGTTCCTGCCCAAGGGCGCGCCGGGCGGGACGCTCGCCGACGTCATCCGCCGCGTGCACGCCGGCGGCCGGTACGTCGATCCGGCGCTGGCCGCCGACGCGCTCACCGCGCCCGAGTGCCCGCTCACGCCGCGCGAGCTGGACGTGCTGCGGCTGGCCGAGTACGACACGCCGGTGGCGGAGGTGGCCCGGCGTACCCACCTGTCGGCGGGCACGGTCCGCAACCACCTCTCCGCGGCGGTCAGCAAGCTCGGGGTGGCCAACCGGGCGGAGGCGTTCCGCACCGCCCGGGACAACGGCTGGCTCTGA
- a CDS encoding peptidoglycan DD-metalloendopeptidase family protein: MCDAPETAGLSHLPARRRTLLTALGVGVGIGVVGLPSPAMAAVAGWSNPTRGTLTSGYKSPSRPGHLGWDVANSQGTPVYATAAGTVRDIKTNSYPGDTASGPLGGRTGNSVHINHADGYFSYYGHLHRVLVSAGQQVSCGQLVGLMGTTGNSTGPHLHFEIHNPRLTSMDPRVFLANRGITLGSTAPVGSTGYPSVGQGASGWVPRVIQYLVRARGVSVVVDGVYGPGCAASVRSFQSGRGLYADGMVGPITWTALVLPLREGNSGDLVRGLQTALNARGASLLVDGGFGAVTTNAVRSFQSRNGLVVDGLVGPVTWSVLI; the protein is encoded by the coding sequence ATGTGTGACGCACCGGAGACAGCCGGCCTGAGCCACCTACCGGCCCGACGCCGCACCCTCCTCACGGCGCTCGGCGTCGGCGTGGGGATCGGGGTCGTCGGCCTGCCCAGCCCCGCGATGGCCGCCGTCGCCGGCTGGAGCAACCCGACGCGCGGCACGCTGACCTCCGGCTACAAGAGCCCCAGCCGGCCCGGTCACCTGGGCTGGGACGTGGCCAACAGCCAGGGCACCCCGGTCTACGCCACGGCCGCCGGGACCGTCCGGGACATCAAGACCAACTCGTACCCGGGTGACACCGCGAGCGGTCCGCTGGGCGGCCGCACCGGCAACAGCGTCCACATCAACCACGCCGACGGCTACTTCTCCTACTACGGCCACCTGCACCGGGTGCTGGTCAGCGCCGGCCAGCAGGTCAGCTGCGGCCAGTTGGTCGGCCTGATGGGCACCACCGGCAACTCGACCGGCCCGCACCTGCACTTCGAGATCCACAACCCCCGGCTGACCTCGATGGACCCCCGGGTCTTCCTGGCCAACCGGGGCATCACCCTCGGCTCCACGGCCCCGGTGGGCAGCACCGGCTACCCGAGCGTCGGCCAGGGCGCCTCGGGCTGGGTGCCCCGGGTGATCCAGTACCTGGTGCGGGCGCGCGGCGTCTCCGTCGTGGTGGACGGGGTCTACGGGCCGGGCTGCGCCGCTTCGGTCAGGTCGTTCCAGAGCGGCCGGGGCCTCTACGCCGACGGCATGGTCGGCCCGATCACCTGGACCGCGCTCGTGCTGCCCCTGCGGGAGGGCAACTCCGGTGACCTGGTGCGCGGCCTCCAGACCGCGCTCAACGCCCGGGGGGCGAGCCTCCTCGTCGACGGCGGCTTCGGTGCGGTCACCACCAACGCGGTACGCAGCTTCCAGAGCCGCAACGGCCTCGTCGTCGACGGTCTCGTCGGCCCGGTGACCTGGAGCGTGCTCATCTGA
- a CDS encoding Clp protease N-terminal domain-containing protein produces MTEPVQMNNPVRLDDLIQAIKKAHTDALDQLTDAVIAADHLGDVADHLIGHFVDQARRSGASWTDIGRSMGVSKQAAQKRFVPKADETPLDPQQGFARFTPRARNVVMAAQNEARATGHAETRPEHLVLGLLSEPEALAAKAIVAQGVSLERVREAATAALPPSSGEVPDLIPYDAQGKKALELTFREALRLGHNYIGTEHILLALLEHENGAGALSGLGVTKAAVEASVAAALRAVQEQG; encoded by the coding sequence ATGACGGAACCAGTGCAGATGAACAACCCGGTACGCCTGGACGACCTGATCCAGGCGATCAAGAAGGCGCACACCGATGCGCTCGACCAGCTCACCGACGCGGTCATCGCGGCCGACCACCTCGGCGACGTCGCCGACCACCTGATCGGCCACTTCGTCGACCAGGCCCGCCGCTCGGGCGCGTCCTGGACCGACATCGGCCGCAGCATGGGCGTCAGCAAGCAGGCGGCACAGAAGCGCTTCGTGCCGAAGGCGGACGAGACGCCGCTGGACCCGCAGCAGGGCTTCGCCCGGTTCACCCCCCGGGCCCGCAACGTGGTGATGGCCGCGCAGAACGAGGCCCGCGCCACCGGCCACGCCGAGACCCGCCCCGAGCACCTGGTGCTGGGGCTGCTCAGCGAGCCGGAGGCGCTGGCCGCGAAGGCGATCGTCGCCCAGGGAGTGTCGCTGGAGCGGGTGCGCGAGGCCGCGACGGCCGCGCTGCCGCCCTCGTCCGGCGAGGTGCCCGACCTGATCCCGTACGACGCCCAGGGCAAGAAGGCGCTGGAGCTGACCTTCCGGGAGGCCCTGCGGCTGGGGCACAACTACATCGGCACCGAGCACATCCTGCTCGCGCTCCTGGAGCACGAGAACGGTGCCGGCGCCCTCAGCGGGCTCGGCGTGACCAAGGCCGCGGTCGAGGCCTCGGTGGCGGCGGCGTTGCGGGCCGTCCAGGAGCAGGGCTGA
- a CDS encoding DNA repair protein, whose translation MPNQPNDRYHQAPERLWRATEATGRFPAQSAYRGHRAGAEALPWSEVDKQPAGAASRGGLNTR comes from the coding sequence ATGCCGAATCAGCCGAACGACCGGTACCACCAGGCCCCCGAGCGACTCTGGCGGGCCACCGAGGCCACCGGGCGGTTCCCGGCCCAGTCGGCGTACCGGGGTCACCGCGCCGGGGCCGAGGCGCTGCCGTGGAGCGAGGTGGACAAGCAGCCGGCCGGCGCCGCCTCGCGCGGCGGCCTGAACACCCGCTGA
- a CDS encoding GNAT family N-acetyltransferase yields MLDRRLHLHLASWLGQWPAGPGLHVVGSHRRARPAWDGRLRPAVAVTAGASTVLSVAPDRVAAVRELARLPGGPPLPALPAAAGRPGWAVHDDVFRWSVAPAPLPDVGEWTPPGAAGLPSWLRLFDRPVLVVRDARGRYLAGVGIKRHDAYGHELAVGTVPAARGRGLARRLVAQAARRVLDEGAVPTYLHDPANTASARVATAAGFPDRGWRSFVVYPPRARPDPL; encoded by the coding sequence ATGCTCGACCGGCGGCTGCACCTGCACCTGGCGAGCTGGCTCGGCCAGTGGCCGGCGGGGCCCGGGCTGCACGTGGTCGGCTCGCACCGGCGGGCCCGACCGGCCTGGGACGGCCGGCTCCGGCCCGCCGTCGCGGTGACCGCCGGCGCGAGCACCGTGCTCTCCGTGGCTCCCGACCGGGTCGCGGCGGTCCGCGAGCTGGCCCGGCTGCCGGGCGGGCCGCCGCTTCCGGCGCTGCCCGCCGCGGCCGGACGACCCGGCTGGGCGGTGCACGACGACGTGTTCCGGTGGAGCGTGGCGCCGGCCCCGCTGCCGGACGTGGGGGAGTGGACACCTCCGGGCGCCGCCGGGCTGCCGTCCTGGCTGCGCCTGTTCGACCGGCCGGTGCTGGTGGTGCGCGACGCCCGGGGGCGCTATCTGGCCGGGGTCGGGATCAAGCGGCACGACGCGTACGGCCACGAACTCGCCGTCGGCACCGTGCCGGCGGCCCGGGGGCGGGGGCTGGCCCGGCGGCTGGTCGCCCAGGCGGCGCGCCGGGTGCTCGACGAGGGGGCCGTCCCGACGTACCTGCACGACCCCGCCAACACCGCCTCTGCCCGGGTGGCGACCGCCGCCGGCTTCCCCGACCGGGGCTGGCGCTCGTTCGTCGTCTACCCGCCCCGAGCGCGCCCGGACCCACTCTGA
- a CDS encoding TetR/AcrR family transcriptional regulator yields the protein MTEQTAPTTAAGEPATARGEQTRQLILDTAMRLFRERGYARTTMRAIAQEAGVAVGNAYYYFGSKEHLIQEFYARSQVEHRAAAGPVLAREPDLAARLAGVMHAGIDVLTPSHSFAASFFKTAAEPTSPLSPFSAESSGPREAAIGLFAEALEGSTARVDPELRPHLPELLWLGYMGVVLYWVYDRSPGQTRTRQLIDGAVPLVDRLVGLSRLRVLRPVTRQVLDLIRTLRH from the coding sequence ATGACCGAGCAGACTGCGCCGACGACCGCTGCGGGTGAGCCGGCGACCGCGCGCGGCGAGCAGACCCGGCAGCTCATCCTGGACACCGCGATGCGGCTGTTCCGCGAGCGCGGGTACGCCCGGACCACCATGCGCGCCATCGCCCAGGAGGCCGGGGTGGCGGTGGGCAACGCCTACTACTACTTCGGCTCCAAGGAACACCTGATCCAGGAGTTCTACGCCCGTTCCCAGGTGGAGCACCGGGCGGCGGCCGGGCCGGTGCTCGCCCGGGAACCCGACCTCGCCGCCCGGCTGGCGGGGGTGATGCACGCCGGGATCGACGTGCTCACCCCGTCGCACTCCTTCGCCGCCAGCTTCTTCAAGACGGCGGCGGAGCCGACCTCCCCGCTGAGCCCCTTCTCGGCGGAGTCGTCCGGCCCGCGCGAGGCGGCGATCGGTCTCTTCGCCGAGGCGCTGGAGGGCTCCACCGCCCGGGTCGACCCGGAGTTGCGCCCGCACCTGCCGGAGCTGCTCTGGTTGGGGTACATGGGGGTGGTGCTCTACTGGGTCTACGACCGCTCGCCCGGCCAGACCCGCACCCGGCAGCTCATCGACGGTGCGGTGCCGTTGGTCGACCGGCTGGTGGGGCTGTCCCGGTTGCGCGTGCTGCGCCCGGTGACCCGGCAGGTGCTCGACCTCATTCGTACGCTGCGTCACTGA
- a CDS encoding thiol-disulfide oxidoreductase DCC family protein, translating to MTVRPLGSGGLPDATAHGGGGVRGFTVLYDAHCPLCRSARRWLASRAQLVPLEFVPAGSAEARRRFPGLDHDATLRDLTVVADTGEVYAGDGAWFACLWALADHRGAAERLARPHLLPLARRVVAAAASVRERVRDPWAEPGDDLAGYGDPDDRADCADDRCG from the coding sequence ATGACCGTCAGGCCCCTCGGGTCGGGCGGACTCCCGGACGCCACCGCGCACGGGGGCGGTGGCGTCCGGGGGTTCACCGTCCTCTACGACGCGCACTGCCCACTCTGCCGGTCCGCCCGGCGCTGGCTGGCGTCCCGCGCCCAGCTCGTACCCCTGGAGTTCGTGCCCGCCGGCTCGGCCGAGGCCCGGCGGCGCTTCCCCGGCCTGGACCACGACGCCACGCTGCGCGACCTGACCGTGGTCGCGGACACCGGCGAGGTGTACGCCGGGGACGGCGCCTGGTTCGCCTGCCTCTGGGCCCTGGCCGACCACCGGGGCGCCGCCGAGCGGCTGGCCCGACCGCACCTGCTCCCTCTGGCCCGGCGGGTGGTCGCCGCCGCCGCCTCGGTCCGCGAACGCGTTCGCGACCCGTGGGCGGAGCCGGGCGACGACCTGGCGGGATACGGTGACCCCGATGACCGAGCAGACTGCGCCGACGACCGCTGCGGGTGA